A genome region from Deinococcus cellulosilyticus NBRC 106333 = KACC 11606 includes the following:
- a CDS encoding RNA-guided endonuclease InsQ/TnpB family protein, protein MVLEYKLVAAEEQRRRMDKAIRTAQFVRNHCLRYWMDGENVGKNDIYKHTTKLRAEFEWAKKLNSTAVQAAGERAWSAISRFYDNHKRGIKPVGYPKFKKNVRSVEYKQSGWKLDAHNKRLTLTDGFKIGVMKLLGKWDLMLYRQEDIKRLRIVKRADGYYAQFLVDAQRHFDLEPSGKTIGLDVGLKSFYTDSRGYEEPNPRFYRKAERALKKLQRRISRKVKGSKNRQKAVMKLGRKHLKIQRQRKDHAVKLARCVVMSHDVVAFEDLKVRNMIKNRKLSKSIQDAGWREFRRWIESFAKIMGKIAIPVNPAYTSQMCSRCGVRVKKDLKTRMHMCGCGVVLDRDHNAAINILKVGLRMVGHTRTAGVIQETLVEMEEDLNSGASVDEARIPPL, encoded by the coding sequence ATGGTGCTGGAGTACAAACTGGTGGCCGCGGAAGAACAAAGGCGCAGAATGGATAAAGCCATCCGTACTGCCCAATTCGTCCGTAACCACTGTTTGCGCTACTGGATGGACGGAGAGAACGTCGGCAAAAACGACATCTACAAGCACACCACGAAACTCAGGGCGGAGTTTGAGTGGGCCAAAAAGCTCAACTCCACCGCCGTACAAGCCGCAGGGGAACGGGCATGGAGTGCCATCTCCCGCTTCTACGACAACCACAAAAGGGGGATCAAGCCTGTGGGCTACCCCAAATTCAAGAAGAACGTTCGCTCGGTGGAGTACAAACAGTCAGGTTGGAAGTTGGACGCCCACAACAAACGTTTGACCCTGACGGACGGGTTCAAGATTGGGGTCATGAAGCTGCTCGGCAAGTGGGACTTGATGCTCTACCGTCAAGAAGACATCAAGCGCCTGCGGATCGTGAAGCGAGCGGACGGCTACTATGCCCAGTTCCTTGTGGATGCCCAGAGGCACTTTGACCTTGAACCCAGTGGGAAAACCATTGGTCTTGATGTGGGGCTCAAGTCGTTCTATACAGACTCCAGGGGGTACGAAGAACCCAACCCACGCTTCTACCGCAAGGCCGAAAGGGCACTGAAGAAATTGCAGCGCCGGATCAGCCGAAAGGTGAAGGGCTCCAAGAATCGCCAAAAAGCAGTGATGAAACTGGGCAGGAAGCACCTGAAAATTCAACGTCAGCGTAAAGACCATGCCGTCAAACTGGCACGGTGCGTAGTCATGTCTCACGACGTGGTGGCGTTTGAAGATCTCAAGGTCAGGAACATGATCAAGAACCGCAAATTGAGCAAGAGCATTCAGGATGCAGGCTGGCGAGAGTTCCGCCGGTGGATTGAATCCTTTGCAAAAATCATGGGCAAAATCGCCATTCCTGTGAACCCTGCTTATACCTCCCAGATGTGCTCTAGATGTGGTGTGAGGGTCAAAAAGGATCTGAAGACCAGAATGCATATGTGTGGGTGCGGGGTGGTGCTAGACCGTGACCACAACGCAGCAATCAACATCCTAAAAGTTGGACTCCGTATGGTGGGGCACACTAGAACGGCTGGAGTCATCCAGGAAACGCTTGTGGAGATGGAAGAAGACCTCAATTCTGGGGCATCTGTCGATGAAGCAAGAATCCCACCCCTTTAG
- a CDS encoding vWA domain-containing protein — protein sequence MLNTQLKLHREFLLAHVEGQKLFAMLTLTPSQEATQARPQLDVAFVVDTSGSMYEVVTKPTKRTGQTMQVDGKTYEVVEGARSKIELVVESLKNIFNSGLLMEDDRIALIKFDDRAKVLLPFTPAKDKKALLDAAGLLTKFSGGTHMGAGMKEAAALLEKESGSRRMILLSDGQTFDEAVCQSAAEFYVKNRIPVTTVGVGDDVNTDLLLDLTNRTQGQAFDVVPDNQNPQPPSVRASDLPKSLLGDIKQAAAQVITNVELSVRTVKDVELTRVTRVSPTQTEVDLRTSPFPLGNIEAGQGSIFILEFTLPARIPARVRLAQIGLTYLVPGKQFRGELPPMDVVAEFTSDETRAGVIAPEVMQWVQQRNIEMLVAQATKEAQQNPQQAQKTLELARSMTQRLGNNNMTQALDRALEELNTSKTISLGTAKTLRIGAKTQTIQSGQNLPSDEEIRRITGA from the coding sequence ATGCTCAACACGCAACTGAAATTGCACCGCGAGTTTCTGCTGGCCCACGTTGAGGGTCAGAAGCTGTTTGCGATGCTGACTTTGACCCCCTCCCAGGAAGCCACCCAGGCCAGACCTCAACTGGATGTGGCTTTCGTGGTGGACACCTCAGGCAGCATGTACGAGGTGGTCACCAAGCCCACCAAACGCACCGGACAGACCATGCAGGTGGATGGCAAAACCTATGAAGTGGTGGAGGGAGCCAGAAGCAAGATTGAACTGGTGGTGGAATCCCTCAAGAACATCTTCAATTCGGGCCTCCTGATGGAAGACGACCGGATTGCCCTGATCAAGTTCGATGATCGGGCCAAAGTGCTGCTGCCCTTCACCCCTGCGAAGGACAAGAAGGCCCTGCTGGATGCTGCCGGTCTGCTGACCAAATTTTCCGGCGGAACCCACATGGGTGCAGGCATGAAAGAGGCCGCTGCCCTGCTGGAAAAAGAAAGTGGCAGCCGCCGCATGATTCTGCTCTCAGACGGCCAGACGTTCGATGAAGCAGTCTGTCAGAGTGCCGCAGAGTTCTACGTCAAAAACCGCATCCCTGTGACCACTGTGGGTGTGGGAGATGATGTGAACACCGACCTTCTGCTCGACCTCACCAACCGCACCCAGGGTCAGGCCTTTGACGTGGTTCCAGACAACCAGAACCCCCAGCCTCCATCTGTGCGGGCCAGTGACCTGCCCAAATCCCTGCTTGGGGACATCAAGCAGGCCGCAGCGCAGGTGATCACCAACGTGGAACTGAGCGTTCGCACCGTGAAAGACGTGGAACTCACCCGCGTGACCCGCGTTTCTCCCACCCAGACCGAAGTGGACCTCAGAACCAGTCCCTTCCCCCTCGGCAACATCGAGGCCGGACAGGGCAGCATTTTCATTCTGGAATTCACCCTGCCTGCCCGCATCCCTGCCCGGGTGCGTCTGGCCCAGATTGGCCTCACCTACTTGGTTCCCGGCAAGCAATTCAGAGGGGAACTCCCCCCCATGGACGTGGTCGCAGAATTCACCAGCGATGAAACCCGCGCAGGGGTGATCGCTCCAGAAGTGATGCAGTGGGTGCAGCAGCGCAACATCGAGATGCTGGTTGCACAGGCCACCAAAGAAGCCCAGCAAAACCCGCAGCAGGCCCAGAAGACCCTGGAACTGGCCCGCAGCATGACCCAGAGGCTCGGGAACAACAACATGACCCAGGCTTTAGACCGCGCCCTGGAAGAACTCAACACCTCCAAGACCATCAGCCTGGGCACCGCCAAGACCCTGAGGATCGGGGCCAAAACCCAGACCATCCAGTCCGGTCAGAACCTGCCTTCTGATGAGGAAATCCGCCGCATCACCGGAGCCTGA
- a CDS encoding serine/threonine-protein kinase yields the protein MNATPERCPRCGSPLSYSADLPVGSLLHGGRYRVNRVIGQGGFGITYLAEDLNLHREVAIKELFPQGCTRQGTLVLPVTGSLELLEHTRKDFLKEGQALAKFQHPGIVKVLDTFEENHTAYLVMELLQGETLGEKLQTGVFSPEDTLKIAIRSAEALAAIHDKGLLHRDIKPENLFLENSGRMVLIDFGSTRPFQSEKTMQYTRMVTPGYAAPEQYATQAKFAPYTDIYALGATLYHALTGTPPVQATDRLLGMKLPDLPPGVPALLRNAIQRSLSLNVQERPQSAHELLRMLQGDLKSKPVPVPAPPLPVPSVPTSQARKAEMASWVFLGLGALVGYRYGWWEGALIAGALGFFLGRLLWWCLPFLLPVFAFWAGTRISQEFAFSGLGQLTVGAIGAYAGIKVVKWIRR from the coding sequence TTGAACGCGACACCTGAGCGTTGCCCCAGGTGTGGTTCACCCCTGTCCTACAGTGCAGACCTGCCTGTGGGAAGCCTCCTGCATGGCGGGCGGTACAGAGTGAATCGGGTGATCGGGCAGGGCGGATTTGGCATCACCTATCTGGCAGAAGACCTGAACCTGCACCGAGAGGTTGCCATCAAGGAGCTTTTCCCACAGGGATGCACCCGTCAGGGAACGCTGGTTTTGCCTGTCACGGGCAGCCTGGAACTGCTGGAACACACCCGCAAGGACTTCCTGAAAGAAGGACAGGCCCTCGCAAAATTCCAGCATCCTGGCATTGTAAAGGTGCTCGACACCTTCGAGGAGAACCACACCGCCTATCTGGTGATGGAACTCCTGCAGGGAGAAACCCTTGGTGAGAAACTTCAGACGGGCGTCTTCTCGCCAGAGGACACTTTAAAAATTGCCATTCGCAGCGCAGAAGCCCTGGCCGCCATTCACGACAAGGGACTCCTGCACCGCGACATCAAACCTGAAAACCTCTTTCTGGAAAACTCGGGCCGGATGGTGCTGATCGATTTCGGCTCCACCCGCCCGTTCCAGAGTGAAAAGACCATGCAGTACACCCGCATGGTCACGCCCGGGTACGCTGCCCCCGAGCAGTACGCCACCCAGGCCAAATTTGCCCCCTACACCGACATCTACGCCCTCGGAGCGACGCTCTATCACGCGCTGACGGGCACGCCGCCTGTCCAGGCCACCGACCGCCTTCTGGGCATGAAACTTCCCGACCTTCCCCCAGGGGTGCCTGCACTGCTCAGAAACGCCATTCAGCGTTCACTGAGCCTGAACGTGCAGGAGCGGCCCCAGAGTGCCCATGAACTGCTGCGCATGCTGCAGGGAGACTTGAAAAGCAAACCCGTGCCTGTTCCGGCCCCACCTTTACCTGTGCCCTCTGTCCCCACGTCCCAGGCCCGCAAAGCGGAAATGGCAAGCTGGGTGTTCCTGGGACTCGGTGCCCTGGTGGGTTACCGTTACGGCTGGTGGGAAGGTGCCCTGATTGCAGGAGCCCTCGGATTCTTCCTGGGTCGCCTCCTGTGGTGGTGCCTGCCTTTCTTGCTCCCTGTATTTGCATTCTGGGCTGGAACGCGCATCAGCCAGGAGTTTGCTTTCTCTGGACTGGGCCAGCTCACCGTGGGGGCCATAGGGGCTTATGCTGGGATCAAAGTGGTGAAATGGATCAGACGCTGA
- a CDS encoding FHA domain-containing protein encodes MIVCQVCGTQNPDGARFCDGCGVELAATPSTPSPEVRDTPLPENSTWDSNVVPPTPPLNQPDIQEPISQNDPLAGSSTPVPTPEVVEEPLEDVQPSTPVQESASGPITPDSTDQATPASETVSEPLSEPVSMNKSEPAPEVAPEPTPEPTPVETPAAPSAPASGGLVPAKLAIKKYGVLSGDSIPLAAGALTVGRFDASTGPVDIDVTGLPGSEHVSRRHAQVFFENGQWKVKDLGSTNGVFVRKSGEVNFGPRIAEPTALTNGDEIAFGNLLMIFQED; translated from the coding sequence ATGATTGTTTGCCAAGTCTGCGGAACCCAGAACCCCGATGGTGCACGCTTCTGCGATGGTTGCGGTGTGGAACTGGCCGCCACCCCCTCCACTCCTTCTCCCGAAGTCCGGGACACCCCCCTTCCCGAGAACAGCACCTGGGACAGCAATGTGGTGCCCCCCACCCCACCCCTGAATCAGCCGGACATCCAGGAACCCATCTCCCAGAATGACCCTCTGGCAGGCTCCAGCACCCCTGTCCCCACCCCTGAGGTGGTCGAGGAACCCCTGGAGGACGTGCAACCCTCCACCCCTGTGCAGGAGAGCGCCAGTGGACCGATCACCCCTGACAGCACCGATCAGGCCACACCTGCATCTGAAACGGTCTCTGAACCCCTCTCTGAGCCTGTCTCCATGAACAAATCCGAGCCTGCTCCAGAAGTGGCCCCAGAACCCACCCCTGAACCCACCCCGGTGGAAACCCCTGCTGCTCCCTCTGCGCCTGCCAGTGGTGGCCTGGTCCCTGCCAAGCTTGCCATCAAGAAGTACGGGGTGCTCTCCGGGGACAGCATTCCTCTGGCTGCAGGTGCCCTCACTGTGGGCCGCTTCGATGCCTCCACCGGTCCTGTGGACATCGACGTGACCGGGCTTCCCGGTTCTGAGCATGTCTCCCGCCGCCATGCCCAGGTGTTCTTCGAAAATGGCCAGTGGAAAGTCAAAGACCTTGGCTCGACCAACGGGGTGTTCGTCCGCAAATCCGGAGAGGTGAATTTCGGTCCCCGCATTGCGGAACCCACCGCCCTGACCAATGGGGATGAAATCGCCTTCGGGAACCTGCTGATGATCTTCCAGGAGGACTGA